A stretch of Thermomicrobium roseum DSM 5159 DNA encodes these proteins:
- a CDS encoding PEP/pyruvate-binding domain-containing protein, whose translation MRRSPFVRELTTLGHADRPLVGGKAASLGMLLAAGCPVPSGFALTTEAYRYFLERNGLTGLFEFVQDEEKRLDDAATQLSRRVEEAFLAAALPEDLADELAESYLELGKEIGQPEPVVAVRSSAADEDSRTASFAGQHETYLGIQGIDSLFRAVRRCWASAYTPRAIAYRVHRGLSLADASVGVVVQLLVEPRAAGVLFTLSPRTGDRSLIVIEGSWGLGQAVVAGEVTPDEYVVSKVTLELVRKQVNAKPFRYRRGGSDGSLVREELPPDLASAPCLLESEVIELARRARELEKRLGYPLDVEWAMCDQPERGTIFFLQCRPETVWTTKERPLATLAGSNPIMAIAQTLVRSPSRPGNG comes from the coding sequence ATGCGCCGATCACCATTCGTCCGCGAGCTCACTACCCTCGGCCATGCCGATCGGCCCCTGGTGGGGGGTAAGGCAGCGAGTCTGGGGATGCTCCTGGCGGCTGGCTGTCCGGTTCCATCTGGCTTCGCTCTGACGACCGAGGCCTACCGGTACTTTCTGGAGCGGAACGGTCTGACCGGTCTCTTCGAGTTCGTACAGGATGAGGAGAAGCGATTGGACGATGCAGCGACGCAGCTCTCGCGCCGCGTCGAGGAGGCGTTCCTCGCAGCGGCGTTGCCGGAGGATTTGGCCGATGAGCTCGCCGAGTCGTATCTCGAACTCGGGAAAGAGATCGGCCAGCCGGAGCCGGTGGTCGCGGTTCGCTCGAGTGCGGCAGATGAGGACAGCCGTACGGCGAGCTTTGCAGGGCAACACGAGACCTATCTCGGTATCCAGGGGATCGACTCACTGTTCCGAGCAGTGCGGCGTTGCTGGGCCAGCGCCTACACGCCGCGGGCGATCGCCTATCGCGTCCACCGTGGCCTCTCCTTGGCGGACGCTTCGGTCGGCGTCGTGGTGCAGCTGCTGGTCGAGCCGCGCGCGGCTGGAGTGCTCTTCACGCTCAGCCCGCGCACGGGCGATCGCTCGCTCATCGTGATCGAAGGCAGTTGGGGGCTCGGTCAGGCGGTCGTCGCTGGCGAGGTCACGCCCGATGAGTACGTGGTCAGCAAGGTGACGCTCGAACTGGTGCGCAAACAGGTCAATGCGAAGCCGTTCCGGTATCGGCGTGGGGGATCGGATGGCTCGCTGGTCCGTGAAGAACTTCCGCCCGATCTCGCCAGCGCACCCTGTCTCTTGGAGTCCGAGGTGATCGAGCTTGCCCGGCGCGCTCGCGAACTCGAGAAGCGACTGGGCTATCCCCTCGATGTGGAGTGGGCGATGTGCGATCAGCCGGAACGCGGAACGATCTTCTTCCTGCAATGCCGGCCGGAGACGGTATGGACTACCAAGGAGCGACCGCTCGCGACCCTGGCGGGGAGCAACCCGATCATGGCCATCGCGCAGACGCTGGTACGCTCGCCGAGCCGTCCTGGGAACGGATGA
- a CDS encoding PEP-utilizing enzyme — MKSTLRFPSPFEVGTPPGAEGWEQLYPYYLLFSDDRRQEEERRLWFFNGMHFPEAMTPFDIITAEAGYLAIGEMSSRMFCIPPAMGIDFRVLNGYVYISPTPVTDPAQIEQRAVWFQERAGYYYANWRAFYEEWKQRLSAEVERLVAIRFPELPAVEPADYVFQRRGYGASMDNLAAYHDLIDSIFRVWQVHMEIVMIGFAAYFTFYDFCKKAFPEISDQQVTRMVGAIDVSMFRPNDELKRLARRALELGIADLFLANGSGAAVFARLRENEAGRAWLREWETSADPWFYMNTGDGFQHHHRAWIDDPTPVVSVLADYIQRLRRGENLERDTAALREERDRITQGYRELLATEEERQAFDQILALTREVYYSIEDHKFYVEHWYQSRFWNKVRELSRLFVAGGFFRDVEDIFLLHYTEVERALMDLLLSWSIGTTPRGPAYWPDEIARRQRIMDRLRAWSPPPALGVVPEVIGDPAIIMLWGITPERLRAWLSPEEGNVLRGFAAAPGVAEGPARVVLSIEELQEVRDGEILVCSVTEPSWAPVLARVRGMVSDIGGVMSHAAIVAREYRIPAVLGTGVATKRIRTGQYLRVDGENGVVTILD; from the coding sequence ATGAAGAGCACGTTGCGGTTTCCGAGCCCGTTCGAGGTCGGCACACCACCTGGAGCCGAGGGTTGGGAACAGCTCTATCCCTACTATCTCCTGTTCAGTGACGATCGCCGGCAAGAGGAAGAGCGTCGTCTCTGGTTCTTCAATGGGATGCACTTCCCTGAGGCGATGACGCCCTTCGATATCATCACTGCCGAGGCAGGTTACCTCGCGATCGGCGAAATGAGCAGCCGGATGTTCTGCATCCCGCCAGCGATGGGGATCGATTTCCGCGTACTGAACGGCTACGTTTACATCAGCCCGACGCCGGTCACTGACCCCGCGCAGATCGAACAGCGGGCAGTCTGGTTCCAAGAGCGAGCTGGTTACTACTACGCGAATTGGCGAGCGTTCTACGAGGAGTGGAAGCAGCGACTGAGTGCGGAGGTCGAGCGACTCGTCGCGATCCGCTTCCCGGAACTCCCGGCAGTCGAACCTGCCGACTACGTCTTCCAGCGTCGCGGTTACGGTGCGTCGATGGATAATCTCGCGGCTTATCATGACCTGATCGACAGTATCTTCCGCGTGTGGCAGGTCCACATGGAAATCGTGATGATCGGCTTTGCCGCCTACTTCACGTTTTACGATTTCTGCAAGAAAGCGTTTCCGGAGATCTCTGACCAGCAGGTGACTCGGATGGTCGGGGCGATCGACGTCAGCATGTTCCGGCCGAACGACGAGCTGAAGCGGTTGGCCCGTCGGGCGCTCGAACTCGGTATCGCGGATCTTTTCCTCGCGAACGGTTCGGGTGCAGCAGTCTTCGCGCGGCTGCGCGAGAATGAGGCCGGACGGGCTTGGCTCAGGGAATGGGAGACCAGTGCGGATCCCTGGTTCTACATGAATACGGGCGATGGTTTCCAACACCATCACCGGGCGTGGATCGATGATCCGACGCCGGTGGTGAGTGTACTGGCCGACTACATTCAGCGGCTGCGACGCGGGGAGAATCTCGAGCGAGACACCGCCGCGCTCCGCGAGGAACGCGACCGGATCACCCAGGGCTACCGCGAACTCTTGGCGACAGAGGAGGAACGACAAGCCTTCGACCAGATCCTGGCACTGACGCGCGAGGTCTACTACTCGATCGAGGACCACAAGTTCTACGTCGAGCACTGGTATCAGAGTCGGTTCTGGAACAAAGTCCGCGAACTCAGCCGGTTGTTCGTTGCCGGTGGCTTTTTCCGCGACGTGGAAGATATTTTCTTGTTGCACTATACCGAGGTCGAGCGAGCGTTGATGGATCTCCTGCTCAGCTGGAGCATCGGGACGACGCCGCGTGGTCCGGCCTACTGGCCGGACGAGATCGCCCGGCGCCAACGCATCATGGACCGTCTGCGAGCCTGGTCTCCGCCACCAGCACTCGGCGTGGTTCCGGAAGTCATCGGGGATCCAGCGATCATCATGCTGTGGGGAATCACACCGGAGCGCCTGCGTGCCTGGCTGAGTCCGGAGGAAGGGAACGTCCTCCGTGGGTTCGCTGCCGCACCCGGCGTGGCCGAAGGGCCAGCACGGGTCGTGCTGAGCATCGAGGAACTTCAAGAGGTACGGGATGGTGAGATCCTCGTGTGCTCGGTGACCGAGCCCAGCTGGGCTCCAGTACTGGCCCGCGTTCGTGGGATGGTCTCCGATATCGGGGGCGTGATGTCGCACGCGGCGATCGTCGCGCGCGAGTACCGGATTCCGGCGGTGCTCGGAACTGGCGTGGCGACCAAAAGGATCCGGACAGGGCAGTACCTGCGAGTCGATGGCGAGAACGGAGTCGTCACCATTCTCGACTGA
- a CDS encoding Lrp/AsnC family transcriptional regulator, whose product MAARAYVLVHCDVGKARSVKEALASVPGVLHADIVTGDYDLIVVVEQPTVEELGRLVLEKIHGTPGVTATSTHVVVG is encoded by the coding sequence ATGGCCGCGCGGGCATACGTCCTGGTTCACTGCGATGTCGGGAAGGCTCGTTCCGTCAAAGAGGCGCTGGCGAGCGTCCCCGGCGTCCTGCATGCCGACATCGTGACGGGTGATTACGACCTCATCGTGGTGGTCGAGCAACCGACGGTCGAGGAACTGGGGCGGCTCGTTCTCGAGAAGATCCACGGTACGCCCGGCGTGACGGCGACGAGTACGCATGTGGTGGTGGGGTAG
- a CDS encoding sortase: MSDRRPPLRRLSAPGQPGPRRALRIPIPFGRAAGASSAPVARGHVSLLGALLILAGLVLLAIAAMGTVALRPSPETPPSQIAAIATPPPPLQAAASPTPTATPFAERLDGLPIVPSPTPEPTPTPRPKMPPPRRIQIPSVGIDAPVVEVGYKIVEMQGVKVIEWEVAEYAAGHHNTSANPGEGGNIVITGHNDWKGEVFRTLEHVKLGDEVILTSDAGVFRYRVTEIHYRKEVGVPLEERIATGRFLDPMPEERVTLVTCWPYGIDDHRIIVVAKPVG; the protein is encoded by the coding sequence ATGTCCGATCGTCGTCCACCATTACGCCGGTTGAGTGCCCCTGGTCAGCCGGGACCTCGGCGGGCTCTTCGAATTCCCATACCGTTCGGTCGCGCTGCCGGTGCTTCGAGCGCACCGGTCGCGCGCGGCCACGTTTCCCTGCTCGGTGCACTCCTGATTCTCGCTGGTCTCGTCTTGCTCGCCATCGCGGCGATGGGCACGGTCGCGCTCCGGCCATCACCGGAGACCCCTCCCAGCCAGATTGCCGCGATCGCCACCCCTCCGCCACCGCTACAAGCTGCCGCGTCCCCGACCCCGACCGCCACCCCATTCGCGGAGCGGTTGGATGGGCTGCCCATCGTACCCAGCCCCACCCCTGAACCGACACCGACCCCGCGACCGAAGATGCCGCCACCCAGGCGCATCCAGATCCCCTCCGTCGGCATCGATGCTCCAGTCGTCGAGGTCGGCTACAAGATCGTCGAGATGCAAGGCGTCAAGGTCATCGAGTGGGAAGTCGCCGAGTATGCCGCCGGCCACCATAACACCTCGGCCAATCCTGGCGAGGGCGGGAACATCGTCATCACCGGCCACAACGACTGGAAGGGCGAAGTCTTTCGCACACTCGAGCACGTCAAGCTCGGCGACGAGGTCATCCTCACCAGTGACGCTGGCGTGTTCCGGTACCGCGTCACGGAGATCCACTACCGGAAGGAAGTCGGCGTTCCGCTCGAGGAACGGATCGCCACCGGCCGGTTCCTCGATCCGATGCCGGAGGAGCGCGTGACACTCGTCACCTGCTGGCCGTACGGTATCGATGACCATCGGATCATCGTCGTTGCCAAGCCAGTCGGTTAG